From a region of the Corallococcus coralloides DSM 2259 genome:
- a CDS encoding M20/M25/M40 family metallo-hydrolase encodes MRLKRVVPVVVSLCCATASAEAPRDREVYITLGSDAAGTVRSSLRGGSAPTLVREANGVSVLKLAETQLSDVSSIMHDKYHRCAGFMAHDTQEEALAALTPAQPTQSLVSYTLDNAPVVNALFSGLQEASIRSTITQLSSYTNRYYNNSTGGTQAASYLQGIWAGYANGRSDVTVELYTHSSWTQPSVIATITGTVFPNEVVVIGGHLDSIQQYASSPSTALAPGADDDASGVATLSEVFRVAMAKGYKPARTVKFMAYAAEEVGLLGSKAIAQAHKAANVNVVGVLQLDMTNYRGSTVEVSLVTDNTNAAQNAFLGSLIDTYTGYSRANIACGYGCSDHAAWHAQGYPASMPFEARYDLGEENPNIHKASDTLANSTDGTNWGTANHALKFARIGAAYLAELGKGGLPGMPTDTVDPTVSLTAPASGATVIGTTNITATANDNVGVSRVEFLVNGAVKGTAFSSPYSYAWDSRTVANGTHTVAAKAYDSAGNTATSATHEVRVANVSTSGTYDSTYKTVRCSAAAATCDSGTLFNGRGTRGPELNTPNTLRGTCKDGSTGTYRSDESMEALKVSTVDGSNFAAGKQVKVEATVFAYLNPASDRLDLYYTANATATTPTWTLITSVVPTTANLHTISTTYTLPSGANQAVRAQFRYGNTAPTSACVSGEYNDRDDLMFTVQ; translated from the coding sequence ATGCGTTTGAAGAGAGTGGTCCCCGTCGTCGTGTCGCTGTGTTGCGCCACCGCTTCCGCCGAAGCGCCGCGTGACAGGGAGGTCTACATCACCCTCGGTTCGGACGCGGCGGGCACGGTGCGCTCGTCGTTGCGCGGCGGGAGCGCGCCCACGCTGGTGCGCGAGGCGAACGGGGTGAGCGTGCTCAAGCTCGCCGAGACCCAGCTGAGCGACGTCTCCTCCATCATGCACGACAAGTATCACCGCTGCGCGGGCTTCATGGCGCACGACACGCAGGAAGAGGCGCTCGCGGCGCTCACGCCCGCGCAGCCGACGCAGTCGCTGGTGAGCTACACGCTGGACAACGCGCCGGTGGTCAACGCGCTGTTCTCCGGCCTCCAGGAGGCCAGCATCCGGAGCACCATCACCCAGCTGTCCAGCTACACGAACCGCTACTACAACAACTCCACCGGCGGCACGCAGGCGGCCAGCTACCTGCAGGGCATCTGGGCGGGCTACGCCAACGGGCGCAGCGACGTGACGGTGGAGCTGTACACGCACTCCAGCTGGACCCAGCCGTCCGTCATCGCCACCATCACCGGCACCGTCTTCCCGAACGAGGTGGTGGTGATTGGCGGCCACCTGGACTCCATCCAGCAGTACGCGTCCAGCCCCTCCACCGCGCTCGCGCCGGGCGCGGATGACGACGCCTCCGGTGTCGCCACGCTGTCGGAGGTGTTCCGGGTGGCGATGGCCAAGGGCTACAAGCCGGCGCGCACGGTGAAGTTCATGGCGTACGCGGCGGAGGAGGTGGGCCTCCTGGGTTCAAAGGCCATCGCGCAGGCGCACAAGGCCGCGAACGTCAACGTGGTGGGCGTGCTCCAGCTGGACATGACCAACTACCGCGGCTCCACGGTGGAGGTGTCGCTCGTCACGGACAACACCAACGCGGCGCAGAACGCGTTCCTGGGCAGCCTCATCGACACGTACACGGGCTACTCGCGCGCCAACATCGCGTGCGGCTACGGGTGCTCGGACCACGCGGCGTGGCACGCCCAGGGCTACCCGGCGTCCATGCCTTTCGAGGCGCGGTACGACCTGGGCGAGGAAAACCCCAACATCCACAAGGCCTCTGACACGCTGGCCAACAGCACGGACGGCACCAACTGGGGCACCGCCAACCACGCGCTGAAGTTCGCGCGCATTGGCGCCGCGTACCTGGCGGAGCTGGGCAAGGGCGGCCTCCCGGGCATGCCCACGGACACCGTGGACCCGACGGTGTCGCTCACCGCGCCGGCGAGCGGCGCGACGGTGATTGGCACCACGAACATCACCGCGACGGCCAACGACAACGTGGGCGTCAGCAGGGTGGAGTTCCTGGTGAACGGCGCGGTGAAGGGCACGGCCTTCTCCTCGCCGTACAGCTACGCGTGGGACAGCCGCACGGTGGCCAACGGCACCCACACGGTGGCGGCGAAGGCATATGACAGCGCGGGCAACACCGCCACCTCGGCGACGCACGAGGTGCGGGTGGCCAACGTGTCCACGTCCGGCACCTACGACAGCACGTACAAGACGGTGCGTTGCAGCGCGGCGGCGGCCACCTGCGACAGCGGCACGCTCTTCAACGGCCGCGGCACCCGAGGCCCGGAGCTGAACACGCCCAACACGCTGCGCGGCACGTGCAAGGACGGCAGCACCGGCACCTACCGCAGCGACGAGTCCATGGAGGCCCTCAAGGTGTCCACCGTGGACGGCTCCAACTTCGCCGCGGGCAAGCAGGTGAAGGTGGAGGCCACCGTCTTTGCCTACCTCAACCCCGCGTCGGACCGGTTGGACCTGTACTACACGGCCAACGCCACCGCGACGACGCCCACCTGGACGCTGATCACGTCCGTCGTGCCGACGACCGCGAACCTGCACACCATCTCCACCACGTACACGCTGCCCTCCGGCGCCAACCAGGCCGTGCGCGCGCAGTTCCGCTACGGCAACACCGCCCCGACCAGCGCGTGCGTCTCCGGCGAGTACAACGACCGCGACGACCTGATGTTCACCGTCCAGTAG
- a CDS encoding ATP-binding protein — translation MSQDVPPQTPEALFTGHSQMHALVRTHDWAASPVGPVASWPTSLKMLVKTLLGSRYPMILTWGPQLTQFYNDAYSLVIGDKHPAALGTDIRGTLAEAWDSLEPLVREAMTTGVASWVPALQLLLNRSGYREESYFDVSHAPAYDDMGAIGGMLAVCAEVTPRVLSERRTRLLRDLSAQAADTRSVAKTCGDLVTALADHPLDVPCALLYLREEDGRSLSLCGAVGIERGGPLSPETVMLDAASRMAAPFLRALGGERVLRDGLEVLLSLKGGPFGDAVGTFLFQPLAGSGTAAPLGVLVTALSPNRAFDESHASFSELLSAQVAASLRNARAYEEERQRAEALAELDRAKTAFFHNISHEFRTPLTLMLGPLEDVLAQVPVTEAARKDLELVHRNAGRLLRLVNTLLDFSRLEAGRIDSSFEPTDLAAFTRDLTGHFRSAIERTGLSFSVECAELPEPVWVDRQMWEKVVFNLLSNALKFTFDGGIIVRQESRGHDVLLRVTDTGTGIPAEELPHLFERFHRVRNARSRTHEGTGIGLALVRELVVLHGGDVTVESEEDRGTTFTVRIPRGHAHLPSDRIQAARQQASTALGASPFLQEAERWSDAQPVLRALEPVPALTEEEEAPGVDALRARVLVVDDNADMREYVERVLSPSFDVVLATDGQAALAAARANPPDLVLTDVMMPRLGGFGLLRGLRERPSTRAVPVVMLSARAGEEAAVEGLEAGADDYLVKPFSARELVARVRSMLELSRSRREALRQEMLAQSLRESIQARDDFLAVASHELKTPLAAFRLHLERLERSLGEDALGRARSPLESAGRQVQRLHALMETLLDVSQLTTGRLALDLNDVDLTAVVGSAVARLREEVARMGVTVTLDAGTPLVGRYDRLRIDQVVTHLLTNAAKYGQGRPIAVRVAAEEGTARLTVRDEGIGISEADLARIFERFERAVPGRNYGGLGLGLWIARQVVEAHGGRITVDSKPGLGSTFVVELPLEGLKAA, via the coding sequence ATGAGCCAGGATGTTCCGCCGCAGACGCCGGAGGCCCTCTTCACCGGTCACAGCCAGATGCACGCGCTGGTGCGCACGCACGACTGGGCCGCGTCACCGGTGGGGCCCGTGGCCTCCTGGCCCACGAGCCTCAAGATGCTCGTGAAGACGCTGCTCGGATCGCGCTACCCCATGATCCTCACCTGGGGGCCGCAGCTCACCCAGTTCTACAACGACGCCTACTCACTGGTGATTGGCGACAAGCACCCGGCCGCGCTGGGCACGGACATCCGGGGCACGCTCGCGGAGGCGTGGGACTCGCTGGAGCCGCTGGTGCGCGAGGCGATGACGACGGGGGTCGCCAGCTGGGTGCCCGCGCTCCAGCTGCTGCTCAACCGCAGCGGCTACCGCGAGGAGTCCTACTTCGACGTGAGCCACGCGCCCGCGTACGACGACATGGGCGCCATCGGCGGCATGCTCGCGGTGTGCGCGGAGGTGACGCCCCGGGTGCTGAGCGAGCGGCGCACGCGGCTGTTGCGCGACCTGTCCGCCCAGGCGGCGGACACGCGCAGCGTGGCGAAGACGTGCGGCGACCTGGTGACCGCCCTGGCGGACCATCCCCTGGACGTGCCGTGCGCGCTCCTCTACCTGCGCGAGGAGGACGGCAGGTCGCTGTCGCTGTGCGGGGCCGTGGGCATCGAACGCGGCGGCCCCCTGAGCCCGGAGACCGTGATGCTGGACGCCGCCTCCCGGATGGCGGCGCCGTTCCTGCGCGCGCTCGGAGGCGAGCGGGTGCTGCGTGACGGGCTGGAGGTGCTCCTGTCCCTGAAGGGCGGGCCGTTTGGTGACGCGGTGGGCACGTTCCTCTTCCAGCCGCTCGCGGGCTCCGGCACGGCCGCGCCGCTGGGCGTGCTCGTCACCGCGCTGTCCCCCAACCGCGCCTTCGACGAGAGCCACGCCTCCTTCAGTGAGCTCTTGAGCGCGCAGGTGGCGGCGTCGCTGCGCAACGCGCGGGCCTACGAGGAGGAGCGCCAGCGGGCGGAGGCGCTGGCGGAGCTGGACCGGGCGAAGACGGCCTTCTTCCACAACATCTCGCACGAGTTCCGCACGCCGCTCACGCTGATGCTGGGGCCGCTGGAGGACGTGCTCGCGCAGGTGCCGGTGACGGAAGCCGCGCGCAAGGACCTGGAGCTCGTCCACCGCAACGCGGGCCGCCTGCTGCGGCTGGTGAACACGCTCCTGGACTTCAGCCGGCTGGAGGCGGGCCGCATCGACTCCAGCTTCGAGCCCACCGACCTGGCCGCCTTCACCCGGGACCTCACCGGCCACTTCCGCTCCGCCATCGAGCGCACCGGCCTGTCCTTCAGCGTGGAGTGCGCCGAGCTGCCGGAGCCCGTCTGGGTGGACCGGCAGATGTGGGAGAAGGTTGTGTTCAACCTGCTCTCCAACGCCCTCAAGTTCACCTTCGATGGCGGCATCATCGTGCGGCAGGAGAGCCGGGGCCACGACGTCCTCCTGCGCGTCACCGACACGGGCACGGGCATCCCCGCGGAGGAGTTGCCCCACCTCTTCGAGCGCTTCCACCGCGTGCGCAACGCGCGAAGCCGCACCCATGAAGGCACCGGCATCGGGCTGGCGCTGGTGCGCGAGCTGGTGGTGCTGCATGGCGGCGACGTGACCGTGGAGAGCGAGGAGGACAGAGGCACCACCTTCACCGTGCGCATTCCCCGGGGCCACGCGCACCTGCCCTCGGACCGCATCCAGGCCGCGCGCCAGCAGGCATCCACCGCCCTGGGCGCGAGCCCCTTCCTCCAGGAGGCCGAGCGCTGGTCGGACGCGCAGCCCGTGCTCCGGGCGCTGGAGCCGGTGCCGGCGCTGACGGAAGAAGAGGAGGCCCCGGGCGTGGACGCTCTCCGCGCGCGCGTGCTGGTGGTGGACGACAACGCGGACATGCGCGAGTACGTGGAGCGCGTGCTGTCGCCGTCGTTCGACGTGGTGCTGGCGACGGACGGACAGGCCGCGCTGGCCGCCGCGCGCGCGAATCCGCCGGACCTGGTGCTGACGGACGTGATGATGCCCCGGCTGGGCGGCTTCGGGCTCTTGCGCGGCCTGCGCGAGCGGCCGTCCACGCGAGCCGTCCCGGTGGTGATGCTGTCCGCCCGCGCCGGAGAGGAGGCCGCGGTGGAGGGGCTGGAGGCGGGCGCGGACGACTACCTGGTGAAGCCCTTCAGCGCCCGGGAGCTGGTGGCGCGCGTGCGCTCCATGCTGGAGCTGTCGCGCAGCCGCCGCGAAGCCCTGCGCCAGGAGATGCTCGCCCAGTCGCTGCGCGAGAGCATCCAGGCCCGGGACGACTTCCTCGCGGTGGCGAGCCACGAGCTGAAGACGCCGCTGGCCGCCTTCCGCCTGCACCTGGAGCGGCTGGAGCGCAGCCTGGGAGAGGACGCGCTGGGCCGCGCGCGAAGCCCGCTGGAGTCCGCCGGCCGCCAGGTGCAGCGGCTGCACGCGCTGATGGAGACGCTGCTGGACGTGTCGCAGCTCACCACCGGCCGGCTCGCGTTGGATTTGAACGACGTGGACCTCACCGCCGTGGTGGGCAGCGCGGTGGCCCGGCTGCGCGAGGAGGTGGCGCGGATGGGCGTGACGGTGACGCTGGACGCGGGCACGCCGCTGGTGGGCCGGTATGACCGGCTGCGAATCGATCAAGTGGTGACGCACCTGCTGACGAACGCGGCGAAGTACGGCCAGGGCCGCCCCATCGCGGTGCGCGTGGCCGCGGAGGAAGGCACCGCGCGCCTCACCGTGCGCGACGAGGGCATTGGCATCAGCGAGGCGGATCTCGCGCGCATCTTCGAGCGCTTCGAGCGCGCGGTGCCCGGGCGCAACTACGGGGGCCTGGGCCTGGGGCTGTGGATTGCCCGGCAGGTGGTGGAGGCGCACGGCGGCCGCATCACCGTGGACAGCAAGCCGGGCCTGGGATCCACCTTCGTGGTGGAGCTGCCGCTCGAAGGGCTCAAGGCGGCCTGA